Genomic segment of Dehalogenimonas alkenigignens:
CGGCATCAAGCTCCTCGCGGGAGGCGTTCAGCATCCGAAGAAGCGGCTCGAAGCGTTTGGCCTCGGCTTCGGCCTGGGTCTTCTGGATCTGGGCGAGCTCCATCACAAGAAGCATCGATGACCTGAGCTTCATCATGCCCCGGAGCTCGCACTCCTCTTCGTAGCTGTCGCCCATGTATCGGCGCAGGACCGCCTCCGGGGAAATGACCTCGCTCTGCTTGTACGTCGCCGGCAGGGCGCTTGATTGGGCGTCGGCTGCCGGGATCATCTTGGCCAGCTCCTGGCGGACCGTTCTTTCCTTAAAGTGAAGGTCTTTGGTGAGTTGCTCGAAGCTGTAACCCTGACCCAGGTACTCCCGGATCTCAGCGGCGATGCTTTCTTCATCGACCTTTACTTCCACCTGTTCGGGGGTCTTGCTTTCGCTCATGGGCTGTTCATCCTTATTCACCGGATGGGCGCCCGACGTATGACCGCCGAGGGCCTTAATCGATTTGAACTTCCTGTTGCAGATCTTGCATGTGTACACTTCCTGCCTCCTGTGACCGGCGCCGCACCGGGTAAAAGGTCAATGAACCATCCTGTGGAACGTACAGGCCGTGACTACAGTGTAAATACCCGCTGTAAATACCCGCCTGTAGATACCCGAAATTGACTTAATATTCCGGCCTCCCCTCCCCCGGGGGTCACCCCCTCCCCATCGTCCGGCGAGTCGCCCAGGGGCTCATTTTGTTTCTCCTCCTAAAAGTAATCCGATTGCCTTTTCTACGCCGAGTTGAGGGGCGAGGCGCGCCACCCTGATGGCGTCGCGGACATTCTGGGTGAGGCCGTCCAGGCGGCTGGCAATCTCTCCGGCAAGCTCGGGACTTAAGCCTTCGCATCGCACCAGCACGCCCTGTACCACGGTAAGATATTCCGCCCGGCCGTACGGAAGGAGTTGACGGATGGCGAACCGAGACCTCAGCTCCGGCGACAGTTTTTCGCTTCTGTTGGAGGCGGCGATGACGCGAAGTGGGTTGCTCAGGTTGAGCTCCCGGCCTCTTTTAGCCCGAACGAGCCGCCCGCCTTCCATCATGGTGAGAAGCGCCGCGGTGTCGGCGGCGTTCATCTTGTCGATCTCGTCGATGAGAAGGATTCCCGGCTCCCGCTCGGCCACCAGGTCCCATAGCCCGGCCTTCGATGTCGCCGAACCCACCAGCCAGATGGCTTTCTCGCCCCCGGCCCTTTCGATGTCCCACAGAAAGAGCGTCTTGGCCAGCGCCGGCGGCCCGGTCAGAAGGACGTGCACTGGCTTTTCGGCAAGGAGCGACGCCCTCAGAAGCTCTTTCACGCCGTCATGGCCGATGATGTCCCCGAAAAGAGTGTCAGTCTCGGCTAGGTTTGGTTCCTGGCGCGTCTCGGCGGGTGCGTTTTCGGCTGAAAGAAGGCTTTTGCCCATTTCGCTCAACCGGTAACCGGTGTGGGAGTTGGAGCGAAAGACATTTTCGAGGTAGCCGTCCTTGAAAAGCCGGGAGAGCGTCGCCGGCCAGATGCGGACATGCCGCCAGCCCCAGCCGATGCGGTAGTCCTTGTCCATGTCGACCGAGTCTTCAAACCGTGCGATCTCCGAAAGAAGCTCCAGGGTGTTGTCTTCCTTCATCGTTACCACCCCCTTTCTTTTGAAACTTTCTTGAAAGCCTCGGTGACAAGCTGTGTCAGGTACTCGGTGCCCTTTATGCCGGCGGTGTCGGGATGAACCTTTCTCAGGAGGTCCAAATAACGCCGCCGTACCTGTTCTTGCGGCATGGAGCGGTCGCAGCCGAGAATACGGTAGGGGTCAAAAGCCGGCTGAGGGGACGCCACAACCCTTTCAGTCGCCGAAATGTCCATCCCAAGCCTTTGGGCGAAACCGATGATGACGGCCGGGTCCGCGGCACTGGTAAAGAGGTCAGCCATGAAAGCCTGAAGCTCGTACGCCAGGTTCTGCTGCATCCGTTTGATACGGTTGAAACGCTCTTCCATGTTTACCACCAGAAATGACCGCATAAGATGCCCAGGAAGAAGCCGAAGAGGATCTGCCACCAGTATTTGCCGCCGATCCTGGCAACAAGTAATCCCAGACCGAGGAAGATGAGCATGAAAACGAGCGGCGATTTCTTCTGGTCGTCGCGGATAATCTCAGTCCACGGCCGGCCGCCCACCCGGCGCCACAGGCTTTCATAGAGCCTTCCCAGAAAATCGATCACTTCTTGCCTCCTTTCGGTTTCAGCCAGCCGCGGTCTTCCTGGGGAATGGCCGGGACAAGTTTGTCGCAGTCAGGACAGGCCTGGCAGATGTCGAGCACCAGGGGTTCGCCGCGGGCGAGGCGTTTCAGGTCTAAACTGCCGGTTCCCGCCTTGAAGGACAGGGGGTAGCCTCTGCGGCAATAAATGCGCTGTCCCAGCACCCGGGCATGGTTGCAGTCGTAGAGCGATCGCCTTTTCTTCATTTCACCCTCACCGAAGACTCTTCCTGGCCATAATCAATATCGATGCCCCTTTTATACCCGCCCAAACCGTCCGAACCGTCCGCACTGTCCGCCTCACGATTGGGCTTAGCTTTGGGGCTTGGCGGACGGTTTGTAAGGGGTTCGGCCAAACCGTCCGCCAAATCAGGGGATTTAGCTTCAGCCGGCGGACGGTTTACTAAACCGTCTTCAAAA
This window contains:
- a CDS encoding ATP-binding protein is translated as MKEDNTLELLSEIARFEDSVDMDKDYRIGWGWRHVRIWPATLSRLFKDGYLENVFRSNSHTGYRLSEMGKSLLSAENAPAETRQEPNLAETDTLFGDIIGHDGVKELLRASLLAEKPVHVLLTGPPALAKTLFLWDIERAGGEKAIWLVGSATSKAGLWDLVAEREPGILLIDEIDKMNAADTAALLTMMEGGRLVRAKRGRELNLSNPLRVIAASNRSEKLSPELRSRFAIRQLLPYGRAEYLTVVQGVLVRCEGLSPELAGEIASRLDGLTQNVRDAIRVARLAPQLGVEKAIGLLLGGETK
- a CDS encoding C2H2-type zinc finger protein, which codes for MYTCKICNRKFKSIKALGGHTSGAHPVNKDEQPMSESKTPEQVEVKVDEESIAAEIREYLGQGYSFEQLTKDLHFKERTVRQELAKMIPAADAQSSALPATYKQSEVISPEAVLRRYMGDSYEEECELRGMMKLRSSMLLVMELAQIQKTQAEAEAKRFEPLLRMLNASREELDAAAARARGASSEMAREAAQEAVGGVLGYIEEKLPKGPPPKTVDEAYTKRIDKVMDMVWGIMEQQMFPGRGGGGVPEGWETEQQKGGM
- a CDS encoding J domain-containing protein; its protein translation is MRSFLVVNMEERFNRIKRMQQNLAYELQAFMADLFTSAADPAVIIGFAQRLGMDISATERVVASPQPAFDPYRILGCDRSMPQEQVRRRYLDLLRKVHPDTAGIKGTEYLTQLVTEAFKKVSKERGW